One window of the Salminus brasiliensis chromosome 1, fSalBra1.hap2, whole genome shotgun sequence genome contains the following:
- the LOC140536742 gene encoding proton channel OTOP3-like, with product MQARSDGLEKTDISELAVDNDEETDHTPLWVPSGCRLISGLLGLNVVLLGGAFLAGDALNPTGLKHQEPELFLLALMGLSLLWMLWFLLWARRQPGPQTQTDHHAGSTTVMVVLMLFAGLSLLLCVFRASYYLLLRECQSLTQIISPFIQAPFFALQAYLLWAHSKDCIHKHKVYTRFGLMVTLCTDILLWFCAVTDDSVHMEIEMEKQDKDLINNTSAFLAPQETKAGLANSTLCQCSASAVCLALRQGYEILYPFNMEFSLLAGCMLYVMWKNVGHHWTGIHTEHAQKSSLNSVLRGGVLFGPVLGLLVLLTGATVFVLYHVWVGQSAEQSTAFVLFYSFHLALMPVMALCSLAGTMVQNKKVQEQIRHEGKRGVREKQHDLRWWVQVQGESKNPTQSLDVVLLVGTAVGQLSLSYLSLVAALALEPIDIVSNLELSYSMLCVVELMLQNAFIIKGLHLHKHSHVHLHTHLQMHAGLKTNKKDLNSCSKVSFKVDAANVDELEDKNETPVTPAGHDRWKTDPCNRRVIQEICAFLIMANITLWMIPAFGAHPELESGLGKQFFGFSVWFVLVNLSQPLTVFYRMHSVGALMELLLSA from the exons ATGCAGGCGAGATCTGATGGGCTGGAGAAGACTGATATCTCTGAGCTTGCTGTGGATAATGATGAAGAAACAGACCACACACCACTGTGGGTCCCCAGTGGCTGCAGGCTCATCTCTGGGCTGCTGGGTCTGAATGTGGTGTTGCTTGGCGGTGCCTTTCTGGCTGGGGATGCTTTAAACCCTACAGGGCTCAAGCACCAGGAACCTGAGCTGTTTTTACTGGCTCTGATGGGGCTCAGTCTGCTGTGGATGCTGTGGTTCCTGCTGTGGGCTCGACGACAGCCTGGCCCTCAGACCCAAACTGACCACCATGCAGGAAGTACTACTGTCATGG TGGTGCTGATGTTATTTGCAGGACTCAgtttgttgctgtgtgtgttccGGGCGAGCTACTATCTGCTGTTAAGAGAGTGCCAGTCACTTACACAGATCATTTCACCCTTCATACAGGCTCCCTTTTTTGCCCTGCAG gcgTATTTACTGTGGGCTCACTCCAAAGACTGCATTCACAAACATAAAGTCTACACCAG gtTTGGCTTGATGGTCACTCTGTGCACCGACATACTGCTGTGGTTCTGTGCAGTAACAGATGATTCGGTCCACATGGAGATAGAAATGGAGAAACAGGACAAAGATCTTATCAACAACACATCTGCCTTTCTGGCACCACAAGAGACAAAAGCTG GTCTGGCAAATAGTACCCTTTGCCAGTGCAGTGCCAGTGCGGTGTGTTTGGCCCTGCGGCAGGGCTATGAGATCCTGTACCCCTTCAACATGGAGTTCAGTCTGCTGGCCGGCTGCATGCTCTATGTAATGTGGAAAAACGTGGGGCATCACTGGACTGGCATCCACACTGAGCACGCCCAGAAGAGCTCGCTGAATTCAGTGTTGCGTGGAGGGGTTCTGTTTGGTCCTGTTTTAGGTTTACTGGTGTTACTGACTGGAGCAACTGTGTTTGTACTCTATCATGTCTGGGTCGGGCAGAGTGCAGAGCAATCCACAGCCTTTGTACTGTTCTACAGCTTCCATCTGGCCTTAATGCCTGTCATGGCTCTGTGCTCACTGGCAGGAACAATGGTGCAGAATAAGAAAGTGCAGGAACAGATCAGGCATGAGGGCAAAagaggggtgagagagaaacagcACGACCTAAGGTGGTGGGTACAAGTGCAGGGTGAGAGTAAAAACCCCACGCAGAGCTTGGATGTGGTGCTGCTGGTGGGAACTGCAGTGGGCCAGCTGTCCCTCTCTTACCTCTCCTTAGTAGCTGCCCTTGCACTGGAACCCATTGACATTGTGAGCAACCTGGAACTGTCGTATTCAATGCTCTGCGTGGTGGAGCTGATGTTGCAGAACGCCTTTATCATCAAAGGACTTCACCTTCACAAACACAGTCAtgtgcacttacacacacatctgcaaaTGCACGCTGGCCTGAAGACAAACAAAAAGGACCTGAATTCCTGCTCAAAGGTCAGTTTCA aggtggatgCTGCAAATGTTGATGAATTGGAAGACAAGAATGAGACACCAGTGACCCCTGCAGGCCATGACAGATGGAAGACAGATCCCTGCAACAGAAGGGTGATTCAGGAGATCTGTGCTTTCCTCATCATGGCCAATATCACG CTATGGATGATTCCAGCGTTTGGTGCCCACCCAGAGCTTGAGAGTGGACTGGGGAAGCAATTCTTTGGGTTCTCTGTGTGGTTTGTGCTGGTGAACCTGAGCCAGCCGCTGACTGTGTTCTACAGGATGCACTCTGTAGGAGCTCTAATGGAACTGCTTTTATCTGCATGA
- the LOC140565543 gene encoding uncharacterized protein isoform X1 produces the protein MMMVQCLSSHLLQVLLLTLFTSEYTVEAQKPCEEQQTELIGAKGHNAFLHCLTTDQDISTVVSVTLHKQEGNGPNTLLYPPNNLTAEQQRLSLHTDSGKVMFVLRNVIPSDAGYYKCEVYKDQACLIAKTISLKIKECNILDSVKAVQNSAVTLTCPVSAPHPGNTQVVWEVVYGDRAARINHCPSSCTSAGNNRTAQLCERVRAVQDPATGTGSLTIRPVDFLDALWYRCIVQAAHGNYCSEMKVIVKAEPPVQPVTENCKVIGSFQAVLNSALMFTFPAPAPHPKAMQFFWGSIEGDKTVSVTRCPSPCYSSRTQRPLCERVQTAEDPVSGNASLIISSVESTDTQWFQLSVNASLCFTFKLNITDPTPKTKADIFASYTIKPINTMSQVTGGSHSTPSPSETSEGSTEKSTGVSYFTVMVALASTIFICIFVAMVALLVKMRLRFRKEKKKEMHKIELESQYAAYAEVMDNDNFLYSLVHHDPEGMCTFKDQREDL, from the exons ATGATGATGGTCCAGTGTCTGTCTTCACACCTTTTGCAAGTTCTGCTCCTGACTTTGTTCACATCAGAATATACAG TGGAGGCCCAGAAGCCTTGTGAGGAGCAGCAGACTGAGCTCATTGGAGCCAAAGGACATAATGCATTTCTACACTGCTTAACCACAGATCAAGATATCAGCACTGTAGTATCAGTAACCCTTCACAAACAAGAGGGCAATGGACCAAACACACTGTTATATCCCCCCAACAATCTTacagcagagcagcagagaCTGTCTCTTCACACAGATTCAGGCAAAGTGATGTTTGTGTTGCGTAATGTGATCCCCTCCGATGCTGGTTACTATAAATGTGAAGTCTACAAGGACCAAGCCTGCCTAATAGCCAAGACAATTAGTTTGAAGATAAAAG AATGTAACATTCTGGACTCAGTCAAAGCAGTGCAGAACTCAGCAGTTACGCTTACCTGCCCTGTATCTGCACCACATCCTGGAAACACACAGGTTGTTTGGGAGGTTGTTTATGGTGACAGAGCAGCACGTATAAACCACTGCCCCTCATCCTGCACCTCAGCGGGCAACAACAGGACAGCCCAGCTttgcgagagagtgagagcagttCAGGATCCTGCGACAGGAACTGGATCACTGACCATTAGACCTGTAGATTTCCTGGATGCTCTTTGGTACCGGTGTATAGTTCAAGCTGCCCACGGAAATTACTGTTCTGAAATGAAAGTTATTGTCAAAG CGGAGCCTCCAGTTCAGCCTGTCACTGAAA ACTGTAAAGTAATTGGTTCATTTCAAGCTGTGCTGAACTCAGCATTGATGTTTACATTCCCTGCACCTGCACCACATCCTAAAGCCATGCAGTTCTTCTGGGGGTCCATTGAAGGAGATAAGACAGTTTCTGTAACCCGCTGCCCTTCACCTTGCTACTCCAGCAGAACCCAGAGACCCCTGTGTGAGAGAGTTCAAACAGCGGAGGATCCAGTATCAGGAAATGCATCACTGATTATTAGCTCTGTGGAGTCCACAGATACTCAGTGGTTTCAGTTATCAGTGAATGCTTCCTTATGCTTTACATTTAAGCTTAACATCACAG ATCCTACTCCGAAAACTAAAG CAGACATATTTGCAAGTTACACAATAAAGCCAATAAACACAATGTCTCAAG TCACAGGTGGTTCACACTCAACACCCAGTCCTTCAGAGACATCAGAGGGCAGCACTGAGAAGAGTACAGGAGTCAGCTACTTCACTGTGATGGTGGCTTTAGCCTCAACAATCTTTATTTGCATCTTCGTGGCCATGGTGGCACTACTGGTGAAAATGCGTCTGCGTttcagaaaagagaagaagaaagaaatgcACAAAA TTGAACTTGAGAGTCAGTATGCAGCATATGCAGAAGTTATGGACAACG ATAATTTCCTGTATTCTTTAGTCCATCATGATCCTGAGGGCATGTGCACAT TTAAGGACCAGCGAGAAGATCTGTGA
- the LOC140565543 gene encoding uncharacterized protein isoform X2 → MMMVQCLSSHLLQVLLLTLFTSEYTVEAQKPCEEQQTELIGAKGHNAFLHCLTTDQDISTVVSVTLHKQEGNGPNTLLYPPNNLTAEQQRLSLHTDSGKVMFVLRNVIPSDAGYYKCEVYKDQACLIAKTISLKIKECNILDSVKAVQNSAVTLTCPVSAPHPGNTQVVWEVVYGDRAARINHCPSSCTSAGNNRTAQLCERVRAVQDPATGTGSLTIRPVDFLDALWYRCIVQAAHGNYCSEMKVIVKAEPPVQPVTENCKVIGSFQAVLNSALMFTFPAPAPHPKAMQFFWGSIEGDKTVSVTRCPSPCYSSRTQRPLCERVQTAEDPVSGNASLIISSVESTDTQWFQLSVNASLCFTFKLNITDPTPKTKDIFASYTIKPINTMSQVTGGSHSTPSPSETSEGSTEKSTGVSYFTVMVALASTIFICIFVAMVALLVKMRLRFRKEKKKEMHKIELESQYAAYAEVMDNDNFLYSLVHHDPEGMCTFKDQREDL, encoded by the exons ATGATGATGGTCCAGTGTCTGTCTTCACACCTTTTGCAAGTTCTGCTCCTGACTTTGTTCACATCAGAATATACAG TGGAGGCCCAGAAGCCTTGTGAGGAGCAGCAGACTGAGCTCATTGGAGCCAAAGGACATAATGCATTTCTACACTGCTTAACCACAGATCAAGATATCAGCACTGTAGTATCAGTAACCCTTCACAAACAAGAGGGCAATGGACCAAACACACTGTTATATCCCCCCAACAATCTTacagcagagcagcagagaCTGTCTCTTCACACAGATTCAGGCAAAGTGATGTTTGTGTTGCGTAATGTGATCCCCTCCGATGCTGGTTACTATAAATGTGAAGTCTACAAGGACCAAGCCTGCCTAATAGCCAAGACAATTAGTTTGAAGATAAAAG AATGTAACATTCTGGACTCAGTCAAAGCAGTGCAGAACTCAGCAGTTACGCTTACCTGCCCTGTATCTGCACCACATCCTGGAAACACACAGGTTGTTTGGGAGGTTGTTTATGGTGACAGAGCAGCACGTATAAACCACTGCCCCTCATCCTGCACCTCAGCGGGCAACAACAGGACAGCCCAGCTttgcgagagagtgagagcagttCAGGATCCTGCGACAGGAACTGGATCACTGACCATTAGACCTGTAGATTTCCTGGATGCTCTTTGGTACCGGTGTATAGTTCAAGCTGCCCACGGAAATTACTGTTCTGAAATGAAAGTTATTGTCAAAG CGGAGCCTCCAGTTCAGCCTGTCACTGAAA ACTGTAAAGTAATTGGTTCATTTCAAGCTGTGCTGAACTCAGCATTGATGTTTACATTCCCTGCACCTGCACCACATCCTAAAGCCATGCAGTTCTTCTGGGGGTCCATTGAAGGAGATAAGACAGTTTCTGTAACCCGCTGCCCTTCACCTTGCTACTCCAGCAGAACCCAGAGACCCCTGTGTGAGAGAGTTCAAACAGCGGAGGATCCAGTATCAGGAAATGCATCACTGATTATTAGCTCTGTGGAGTCCACAGATACTCAGTGGTTTCAGTTATCAGTGAATGCTTCCTTATGCTTTACATTTAAGCTTAACATCACAG ATCCTACTCCGAAAACTAAAG ACATATTTGCAAGTTACACAATAAAGCCAATAAACACAATGTCTCAAG TCACAGGTGGTTCACACTCAACACCCAGTCCTTCAGAGACATCAGAGGGCAGCACTGAGAAGAGTACAGGAGTCAGCTACTTCACTGTGATGGTGGCTTTAGCCTCAACAATCTTTATTTGCATCTTCGTGGCCATGGTGGCACTACTGGTGAAAATGCGTCTGCGTttcagaaaagagaagaagaaagaaatgcACAAAA TTGAACTTGAGAGTCAGTATGCAGCATATGCAGAAGTTATGGACAACG ATAATTTCCTGTATTCTTTAGTCCATCATGATCCTGAGGGCATGTGCACAT TTAAGGACCAGCGAGAAGATCTGTGA